A stretch of the Gossypium hirsutum isolate 1008001.06 chromosome D07, Gossypium_hirsutum_v2.1, whole genome shotgun sequence genome encodes the following:
- the LOC121219252 gene encoding uncharacterized protein has product MVVAVLKPEDCLKLPNPMKQPQNPWHNPNPSTNRTNRSQGNRKKRSPNTSPPSRPTVGRPKAPAKNLVMGQVKILKRGEDLKPSKPDKHVRFAKENVHVDLGSTDCLSPDPGSVPTQIRLTESENNGSKVLPVSFYAGSAFITSPPPSSVPLPAFFTKKIGVALKDDVATSALRRILRLDL; this is encoded by the coding sequence ATGGTTGTTGCTGTTTTAAAACCAGAAGACTGTTTAAAGCTACCTAATCCCATGAAACAACCTCAAAATCCTTGGCATAATCCTAATCCCAGCACTAACCGGACGAATCGTTCACAAGGGAACCGTAAGAAGCGTTCTCCCAACACCTCCCCTCCTTCTCGTCCCACCGTCGGTCGCCCCAAAGCTCCGGCCAAGAATCTCGTCATGGGTCAAGTCAAGATCCTCAAACGCGGCGAAGATCTTAAACCATCTAAGCCGGATAAGCATGTGAGGTTCGCAAAGGAAAACGTTCATGTAGATCTGGGTTCCACCGACTGTTTGAGTCCAGATCCCGGGTCCGTCCCGACCCAGATCCGACTCACCGAGTCAGAAAACAACGGAAGTAAGGTTCTTCCGGTCTCGTTCTACGCTGGGTCTGCCTTTATAACATCGCCCCCTCCAAGTTCTGTTCCGTTGCCGGCGTTTTTCACAAAGAAGATCGGGGTTGCTTTGAAGGATGACGTCGCTACGAGTGCCTTGAGGAGGATATTAAGGCTAGATTTGTAG